A window of Methylomonas sp. 11b genomic DNA:
TTGGGTGTCACTGTAAGGAGCGTTTTGAGGGATAAAAGGTGCTTTCATTTCATTACCATCTGTGGACAGGTGTCAGGCTGTCCAGTCACTGTATTTGGTTCTTGCCAATCGCGGTGTGGAGGGTGCGTGGCAGGCACCCTCCATGGGCTTAGGCGGACGCGCTTTGCAGCATGTCTTTAACGATAGACAGGCTTTCCAAGCTCGCCAGATTTTTATCGATGGACGGCAGGCCGGCCAAAGCGACACGATTGAATCTATCCTGTTCGATGATCCAGGCCGTGGAGCCGATCGAGTAAATGCTTTGCACGTCGCGCAGCATCAGCGTGGTTTTGTAGTCGTTCAGGCGTTTTTCCGCCATCAACGCCGCTAACTGGCCGTCATCGTATTGGCTGTAAGCTTCGCGGATATTTTTAATCAGGGCGTCTTGCAGTTTGCGCGGACGTTCCATGACTAACTTGTAAGCATGTTTATCAACTAAGGCTTCGGTTGCAGGTTGGCCGGCTTTATTCAGTTGATCGCGGGCAATTTGCTGCGCTTTATCGATCACCGCATAGCTGTTGATCAGTTTCAAAGTGAGATCGGTGTCGGTTTCGCCGTAACCGGGGATAGCACCGTCGAACAGTGGTGTGTCGTTTTTGTAAGCCTGTTTGATTTGCTCGATTTGCTTTTGCGCAAATGCCACCGACAATTCTTCGATCATAGCTTTGCGATCCAAAGCTTTGCTCAGGTATTCGGCCGTTTGCGTGCGGTTTAACCAGAGCGGCAAGGCAAATTTGAAGTGCTGACGCTCGTTGGTCCAATTAGCCAGAATGGCCTGGGCTTTTTCCGAGCCGGTATGTTCAACATGTTGCTCCAGCATGTACAAAATGAATTGCTCATGACTACTTGCTACATCGGTGTGATCGGTCAAACTGTGTATCGATACCGAGGTGTCGTCATACAAATCGTCTAAGCGATTATCAGGGTCGTATTGGTAGGCATTACCGCCAGACATTCCGGTGCAGAAGCCTTTACCAAAACCGCCCAGATTCAATACCGCGCCGTTAATCATGTATTCGCAGGCAAAGTCACCGACGCCTTCGACGACAGCCATCGCGCCGGAGTTACGTACTGCAAAACGGTCTCCGGCTTCGCCATTGATAAAGGTTTTGCCGCCGGACGCACCGAATAGTGCAAAGTTACCGATCAACACGTTCTCGCCAGGCAACTTGGAGCCGCCGCCGGGAGATTTGATAACGATGGTACCGCCGCAAGCGGTTTTGCCGACGCCATCGTTGCAGGTGCCGGTGTGCTCCATACGCATGCCGTCGTTGTTGAACGCGGCGTAACTTTGACCTGCCGAACCATGGGTGCGGACGATAATGGAATCGTCGGCCAGATAGCGGCGGCCATGCTGGTTGGTATAGATGATGGGCGACGCAGCTACTTGTTCCGAACTTAATTCATAAGCCAACAAGCGTTCCAGATCGACCGCGGTTTGACCGCCGACGGTTTTATTACGGTTGTTCAGTTTGAATTCGTCCCCTTCGACGACTACCTGTTTTTGACCTTTTTCGAACAACGCCGATTTGACGCGCGCGAAGATCAAATCGTCGATCGCGAAATCTTTTTCCAGATAAATCGGTTTCTCGATTTTAATGACTGGTACTTCCGCCAGTAGTTTTTGCAGGTGGATTTGGCCGACCATGCTGGGGTGGTCGATCAGATGCAGCAACTCGGTTTTACCACGAATTTCCTGCAAACTGGTGTAACCCAGGTCAGCCAGGATTTCGCGCACTTCGTGGGCCAGGTTCATAAAGAATTGTGCCAATACACGCGGATCGCCTTTGAATTCTTCGTGGGCGGTGGTCAACCCGGCGGGGCAGCGGATATTGCAGTTTTTCGCCATCACGCAGCGCAGCATCATCAGCGCGGTGGTACCGAACTCGAAGGAATCGCCGCCGAGAATAGCCGATTTCACCACGTCGGCACCGTTTTGGTGAGCCGCACTGCAACGCAGAATGACCTTATCGCGCAAACCGTTGGCAGCCAACGCTTGATGCACTTCGGCGATACCGATTTCCGGCGAGCGGCCGGTGTTTTTCAAGCTGGTAACAGCCGCCGCGCCGGTACCGCCGGTGTTGCCCGCTACGTTGATTACATCGGCGCCGGCTTTGGCAACACCAACTGCGATGGTGCCTATGCCTTCCGAGGAAACCAGTTTTACCACCACGCGGACGCGGGCTGCCTTGGCGTCATGGATCAATTGGCCCAAGTCTTCGATGGAATAGGTATCGTGATGCGGCGGTGGGCTGACTAGTTCCACTTTGGGTGTGCCGCCACGTAGCGCAGCAATTTCCACCGATACTTTGGGTGCCGGTAATTGACCGCCTTCGCCAGGCTTGGCGCCTTGGCCGATTTTAATTTCGATTTCCTCCAGATTCGGATCGGCCAAATAGCCAGCCCAAACACCGAAGCGGCCGGAAGCGAACTGTTTGATTTTGCTGGAACGAATTGTGCCAAAGCGGCTGGAGTGTTCGCCGCCTTCCCCGGAGTTGCTCATACCGCCGGCAATGTTGGTACCTTGCGCCACTGCTTCGTGGGCTTCGGCCAGCAGCGCGCCGTGACTCATCGCACCGGATGCAAAAGTCGGAGTGATTTGATGGGCGGGCTGAACAAGGTCCAGCGCTATCCGCGAGCGGGCAGGGCGCACGTTGCTCAGATAGTTGTAAATCAGACTGTCGCTGTCGTTCGCCCGCAGACTGATACTGTCGTTTTCCAGGGTTAAACCGAAATCGTTACCGGCAAAGCGAGCTTTTAGGTGTTCGGCTAATTGTTCCAGACGCGCTTTGCTTGAATTCTCGGTAAACCGAATGCTAAACACCACGCCGTTGCTTTTCTCGACTTGTAGGCCGCGGATCAGGTAATTATTGTTACCGTGCAAATCCTGGCTGCCCAAAAGGCGATCAAAATCGGCTTTGCTGTTAGCGTCGCTGACATCGGCCGGAAACTCCATTACATCGCGCAAAGCAGCTGGGCGGTTCGCCCGCTCCTGAGCCAGGTTGTGGGTAAAGCTGCGATAAGCCGGAGTAATACCGAAAGCGTCAATTTGCGCCGGTGTGCGTTTCTCATAGCCGAAATCCAAATACGCCGTATCGCTGGCTTCCGGCGCTTGTTGTGGCGCTATGTACATGATCGCTTCATCGGTCATGTTGATATATTCGCGCACCGCCGTGTTGCCAAACGTGTGGCCGGCACCTTCGTTACGCTCTTTGAATAGGCCTAGAAACGGAATATCGTTTTCGCTTTTTACGGATAGCGCCTTATGGTGCCATTCCGTTGCGCTGGCGGCGATGTCACTGTAACGCACCCCGCCGACGGAAGCATTGATGTTGGGGAAATACGGTTTTAATTTCGGTTCGTCGGTATCCAGGTAATTGGATTCGAAAAACTCGCCGCCGATATAGCTTTCAGCGGTACACAGGCCGAATTTGCCCATGGTTTTCATCAGCGATTTTTCGACACCTTTTTGAAAGCTGTATAGCGCTTTTTGCTGGGCTGCCGGATCGGCGTATTCGGTTGTTACCCGGTTATGGACACTGAGCGGGCAGATGGCGGATGCGCCGAAACCCAGAATGGTGGCCACGTCGTGCGGGCTGGCTGCCTGGCCGGTTTCCATGATCAATGAGCTATTAAAGCGCAAGCCATGTTTTACTAAATGCTGGTTGGCTGCGGCAATGGTCAACAACGCAGGGATGGCGGCTTGGGTTTTGCTGATATTGGCGTCGCTCAGAATGATGATGCCGGTATTGCTGCGCGCGGCTTGTTCGACTTCTTTGCAGACAGTTTGCAAAGCTTGTTCCAAAGCCAGTTCGTTTTGCGCGGCATTTTCAAAGTTCGGAGTGTATAGCGCCTCTATAGTCGCAGTTTTTACTTGGCTTTGTCTGCGAATCTGTTCCAGCTGAGTGCGTTGCAGGATCGGCGATTCGATCATCAGCTGTTTGCTGTTCTGCGGTGCAAAAGTCGGTTTGGCACCCAAGGCTACGCGCAAGGTCATGCCGTCGCTTTCACGCAGAGAGTCCAGTGGCGGATTGGTAACCTGAGCAAAGCGTTGGCTGAAATAACGTGACATACCGCCTTCAGACGCGCTCAAAGCGTTCGGCGTCAGGCCGTAACCCATCGCCGAGACTTTTTCCAAGCCGGTTTGCAGAATAGGGTCCAGCAAAAACTTAAAACTTTCCTGGTTCAGCGAATAAGCAGTGTGACGTTGATCGATATTCAGTTCATGCTCGTTGTTGAGTTCCGTAAGCTCTACTTTGGGCAATTCGCTGATGTGAAGGCAGCTTTGTTTTAGCAGCGCTTTATAGTCTCTTTCCTTGGCCAAACGTTCCATGACTTGATGGCTATTGTATGACTCACCGGTGTTATGGTCGAAATACAGCATGCCGCCAGCCTCGATGCGGCCACGTCTTAGCACTTTTTCGGGTGGGAAATCGATCTGGCCGGCTTCGGACATCACCGCCAGATACTCTGCGGTTTCGACAGAGCGCAATGGCCGTAAGCCCAGGCGGTCCAGGCGGGCACCGACACGGATGCCATCATTGAAGATTAACGCCGCCGGGCCGTCGTTTTTCTCTTCGTATAGGCTGAAATATTCCAGCATGGCACGCACGTCTGCCGATAGGGTTGTATCGTTTTCCCAGGCTGGCGGCATCATTGCCAAAATGGCGGTGACGATATCCAGCTGATCTTCGTTAATGCGGCGGGTCAGTGTTTGATCCAGGCGACCGGAATCCGATTGTCCGCAGGGAAACACGACATGTTTGTTGTTTTGCCGAGCAATAGCATTTTCGCTGAGGCGGTTTTTCTTGTCGGTGTTCAACTCGCCGTTATGCGCCATATAACGAAACGGCTGGGCCATCATCGTCGCCGGCGCGGTGTTAGTGGAAAAACGGGTATGGAAGAACAGTGTGCTGATTTCGTGGTCGGCGTCGTACAAGTCGACAAAGTAGGGGATGACTTCAAACGAGTTCAGGCGGCCTTTATAAACCTGGGTGCGGGAACTCATCGACAACGGATAAAAACCTTTCAGTTCCGGGCGAGTAAAGCCGTTGGCTTCTATCGTTAACAGCGCGGACTGAATATGTCTTTCAAAAGCCTCGTGACTGGCATCTTTAAGGGATTTTGGGCGACCGAAAATGACCTGCTTGATCGGTAATTGCGCGCGCAACGCCGCCGCATTTAACACCGAGCTGTCAACAGGCACTTCCCGCCATTTGATAATGGGCAGATCGAATTGCAGAAATTGTTCTTCGACCAGCTTTTGTGCTTCAGAATCGTAATGGGCGTGATCTTCCGGGAAGAAAAAGTTGGCTACGCCGAATTGTCCCAGTTCCAGGTCATCATTCCCTGTGACCTTACGGAAAAACTTCAGAGACAAATCGATATTAACGCCGGCGCCGTCGCCTATGCCTTCCGCGCTCATGCCGCCGCGATGCGGAATCGTACACAAGGCTTCGTGTGACTTGACTAGGAGCTCGTGGGTCTGTTTGCTGTCTTTGCGGGTGATAAATCCGACACCGCAGCTATCCTGGGAGAGATCAGCGTCGTAAAGCATGTGTATTGCGTTAATTTTCTGGGCGTTTTTAATCATTGCTATCCAGATCCTCTCTTACTGATTAAATGCGCTAGCCGGTATTTTCCTTACCGATAGTGCCGTTTATGGTTTTTCTGCCTGCTGCGTGTTAGAGTCGTCCTATGCGGCGAGAACCCCTAATTAACTTCGGAATTTCAGTTGGCGAAACTTTGTAATTCTACCATGTTGCGCGGCCTCTGTCATTTCGTAAAGCCAATGGCGGCGTCGTTCTCTCGTCTGGCCTTTAGTTTTAAAACTTTGTGAAGAAATATGAAAGAACAATTTGATGTGGTGATCGTCGGCGGGGGAATGGTGGGTGCCGCCGTGGCTTGTTGCCTGGGCGGCAGCGAGTTAAAAGTAGCTGTGATAGAAGCGCAGGTTCCAGAAGCTTTTTCCAGCGAGCAGCCACATGATTTAAGGGTTTCAGCCTTAAGTATCGCCTCGAAAAACATTCTGGAAGCTGTTGGCGCTTGGGAAGGTGTGACGTCACGGCGCTATTGTCCGTTTAAGCGCATGCGGGTTTGGGAAACGGCCGGCGACACCACCTTTAACAGCGATGACATTCGCTATCCCGAGCTGGGCTATATTGTCGAAAATCGCATCACCCAGCTGGCATTATTGGATAGGCTGCCAAGTTTTGACAATATCGAATTACTGATGCCGCAAACCATCACCAAAATAAATTACGATGGTCGCGAATCGGAGTTGGTATTAGCGGACGGTCGCGTGCTTCAGGCAAAGTTGCTGGTTGCGGCAGATGGCGGACAGTCGCGAGTCAGGCAGGCGGTAGGCTTGGGCGTGACCAGTTGGGATTATAACCAGCATGCCCTAGTGATTTACATAGAAACCGCCTATCCGCAGCAGGACATCACCTGGCAGCGTTTTGTGTCCAGCGGTCCGCAAGCCTTTTTGCCGTTGACAGGCAATTACGGTTCCATCGTTTGGTATCAATCCCCCGATGAAGTTCGACGTTTACAAGCCTTGTCTTACGAGCAATTACGGGATGAGCTGGTAGCGGCTTTTCCCGATTGTCTGGGCGAGGTCAAGCAGGTGTTGGGTGTTGCGAGTTTCCCACTGAAGCGGCAGCATGCGCAAAGCTACGTGAAGCGAGGTGTGGCTCTGGTGGGCGATGCAGCGCACATGATTAACCCATTGGCCGGCCAGGGCGTCAATATCGGCTTGCTGGATGCTGCGGCGCTGGCGGAAATACTGGTCGATGCCCGCAAACGCGGCAAGGACATCGCAGATCTGGCGGTGTTGCAGCGTTACGAAGCGATGCGCCGCAACGAGAATCTGAAAATGATGACCTTAATGGATGTGTTTTATCGGTCATTTAGTAACGACATTTTGCCGATTAAACTGCTAAGAAATCTTGGTCTGGGTTTGGCCCAACGCATCACTCCCGCCCGCAACAAAGCGATGAAGGCTGCGATGGGGTTGGAAGGTCGTCTGCCGAAATTAGCTCGCGGCGAACGTTTGTTAGCTAGATAAGGCTTTAGCTTTTCAGGCTCAAATATCGCAACATGGTGGTGCGTATTTGGGCTTTTTTGTCCTCGTCTGTGATAGGCATTGACTGCTGGTCGCTGATGTAGAACATGTCTTCCGCGCGACTGCCTATCGTGGTGATTTTTGCATCGTGCAATTGGATGTCCAACTCCGTAAACGCCTTGCCTATGGTAGACAGCAAACCGGCGCGATCCGTGGTAACTAATTCGATCACGGTGTGTTTGTGCGATGGATCTTCCAGAAAGGTGATACTGGTTTCAATCGGAAAGTGCCGGGCCTGACGGGATTGCTTGTGGATATTCTTTGAGGCTTTAACCTTTTTGGCAATCAAACCTTGGCGTAGCGAGGTGCAGATGTGCACCTCGCGATACAAGTCGTTAATGGCTTCGCCGGATTGTTCCAGCACCTGAAAACTGTTCAAGACGTACTGATCGGCAGTGGTAATGATTCTGGCATCCAGAATCGTTAAGCCCAGGTGGTCCAGGGTGGCGGTCGAAATTGAAAAAATTTGCGCTTCGTTACGGGTGTAAACGAAAATCTCCGCGCTGCCGCGCTGGGTTTGCGGCCGCAATAGCACCAGCGGCAGTTCGCTTTCCTGGCAGGCCGCGATCGCAATTGTGTGCCAGGCTATTTCGTCCGCAGAATAGCGCAGAAAATAGTCGTCACTGAGATGCTGCCAAGACTGTGTAATATTGGTTTTGGATATGCCCAGTTTCAAAAGCTCGTCGCGCGCTTCTTTTTTGTTTTCCTGTACCCGTTCAGATCGGACCATCGGATTTTGTAGTCCGCGATGCAAGGCTTGGTGGGTGGAAATATACAAATCTTTCAGCAATACATCTTTCCAGGCATTCCACAGGCTAGGATTTGTGGCGCGAATGTCTGCCACTGTTAGCAGATATAAATAATTTAGCCGCTCTATACTGCCGACTTCCTGGGCGAAGGTGTGGATGACGTCCGGGTCGCTGATGTCCTTGCGTTGTGCAGTCATCGACATCAGCAAATGCTGACGAACCAGCCAAGTGATCAACTTGGTGTCGTGGCTTGATAATTCGTGCTGCTGGCAAAAATTGTTGGCGATGGTTTCGCCTAGCGTGGAATGATCCCCGCCCCTGCCTTTAGCTATGTCGTGAAACATGGCGGCAATGTACAAAATGTCAGGCTTTGAAATCAGTAAAAAAATATTATTGCAAAACGGCAACTCCTTATTGTGTTTGGCCAGCGAGAAGCGCCGCAAATTACGAATAACAAACAGAGTGTGCTCGTCTACGGTATAGATGTGGAATAGGTCGTACTGCATGCGCGCCACGATATTGGCGAAATCCGGCAAATAGGCGGCGAGTACGCCGTAGCGGTTCATTCGCTTGAGTTGGCTGGTAATGCCTCGAGGCTGTCTGAGAATATCCATGAACAGGCGGTTGGCCTGTTTATTGGCGCGGAAGTCGGCATTGATCAGGTGCAGATTTTTGCGAATCAAACGGATGGTGCTGGCACGAATTCCCTTCAAAGAGGGCGATTGTTGCAAGATTAAAAAAATTTCCAGCAAAGCCAGCGGTTGTTTTTGAAATACGTCTTTGTGGCTGACTTCCAGATAGCCATCAATCGAGGAAAAATTGGCGGTGATAGGGATTGGGGCCAGGCTTTCCTTATTGCTGATCAGTCTCTCGTTCAGCAGTTGTAACAGCATTTCGTTCAGACGCTCGATATCCACGACAGTTTTGAAGTAAAACTGCATGAATTGCTCGACATCCGGTTGCTCGTTCTTATCGATGTAGCCGAACTGGCTGGCTAACTCGCGTTGGTAGTCGAACACCAAGCGGTCTTCGCAGCGGTTGGTCAGATTGTGTAGTGCAAAGCGCAGGCGCCAGAGGATGTCGCGAGCGGTAATGAGGTTGTCGTATTCCGATTTCGGTAAAAAACCGTACTTGATTAACTCTCGGAGAGACGATGCGTTGTAATGGCGTTTGAATACCCAGCTGATTACCTGCAAGTCGCGGAGTCCGCCCGGACCTTCCTTGATGTTCGGTTCCAGGTTGTAAGCGGTGTCGTGGAACTTGCTGTAACGCTTTTGTTGTTCAGCCATTTTGGCTGGAAAAAATTGTTCCGATGGCCAGAGTGTTTCGGAATTTACCTGGTGTTTTAAATCGCTAAATAGTTCGGAGTTGCCGGTAATCAGGCGCATTTCCAGCAGGTTGGTAAATACGGTTTGGTCGTCCTCGGCAACAGCCAGGCACTCTGTTACGCTACGCGTACTAAGTCCTGGTTTTAAGCCAATATCCCATAGGAAGTTACAAAAACCGGATACTTGCTGTTGATAGTCTATCGGGTTGGCTGCGCCGAGCAACACCAAAATATCGATATCCGAGTAAGGAAACAATTCGCCTCTGCCGTACCCGCCGGTCGCGATCAGGCTGTGGCAGCTGGCGGCTGCGTCGAGGAAATGCAGCCAACAGGCGGTCAATAGATTGTCGATGAACCGAGCTTTCTCGGTCAGCAGGCCGACCGTCGCCTGGTCCGGGTTAAAGCGCATTTTTAACTGCGCATTTTCCTCGTTAATCGCATTTTTGAATTTGGCGACCGGATTGTCGCCCGCGAAACAGTTGAGAAAATCATTCTCGGTGAACAGCGCTTGGCTCACAGCTCTTCCTGTCTCAGCGTCAAAATCTCGTAGCCGGTATCGGTCACCAAAATCGTGTGTTCCCATTGTGCGGACAAACTACGGTCTTTGGTCACTGCAGTCCAGCCGTCGGCGAGGATTTTCATATGGCGTTTGCCTTGATTGAGCATGGGCTCTATCGTAAAAATCATGCCTGGTTCGATTAT
This region includes:
- a CDS encoding glutamate synthase-related protein, with translation MIKNAQKINAIHMLYDADLSQDSCGVGFITRKDSKQTHELLVKSHEALCTIPHRGGMSAEGIGDGAGVNIDLSLKFFRKVTGNDDLELGQFGVANFFFPEDHAHYDSEAQKLVEEQFLQFDLPIIKWREVPVDSSVLNAAALRAQLPIKQVIFGRPKSLKDASHEAFERHIQSALLTIEANGFTRPELKGFYPLSMSSRTQVYKGRLNSFEVIPYFVDLYDADHEISTLFFHTRFSTNTAPATMMAQPFRYMAHNGELNTDKKNRLSENAIARQNNKHVVFPCGQSDSGRLDQTLTRRINEDQLDIVTAILAMMPPAWENDTTLSADVRAMLEYFSLYEEKNDGPAALIFNDGIRVGARLDRLGLRPLRSVETAEYLAVMSEAGQIDFPPEKVLRRGRIEAGGMLYFDHNTGESYNSHQVMERLAKERDYKALLKQSCLHISELPKVELTELNNEHELNIDQRHTAYSLNQESFKFLLDPILQTGLEKVSAMGYGLTPNALSASEGGMSRYFSQRFAQVTNPPLDSLRESDGMTLRVALGAKPTFAPQNSKQLMIESPILQRTQLEQIRRQSQVKTATIEALYTPNFENAAQNELALEQALQTVCKEVEQAARSNTGIIILSDANISKTQAAIPALLTIAAANQHLVKHGLRFNSSLIMETGQAASPHDVATILGFGASAICPLSVHNRVTTEYADPAAQQKALYSFQKGVEKSLMKTMGKFGLCTAESYIGGEFFESNYLDTDEPKLKPYFPNINASVGGVRYSDIAASATEWHHKALSVKSENDIPFLGLFKERNEGAGHTFGNTAVREYINMTDEAIMYIAPQQAPEASDTAYLDFGYEKRTPAQIDAFGITPAYRSFTHNLAQERANRPAALRDVMEFPADVSDANSKADFDRLLGSQDLHGNNNYLIRGLQVEKSNGVVFSIRFTENSSKARLEQLAEHLKARFAGNDFGLTLENDSISLRANDSDSLIYNYLSNVRPARSRIALDLVQPAHQITPTFASGAMSHGALLAEAHEAVAQGTNIAGGMSNSGEGGEHSSRFGTIRSSKIKQFASGRFGVWAGYLADPNLEEIEIKIGQGAKPGEGGQLPAPKVSVEIAALRGGTPKVELVSPPPHHDTYSIEDLGQLIHDAKAARVRVVVKLVSSEGIGTIAVGVAKAGADVINVAGNTGGTGAAAVTSLKNTGRSPEIGIAEVHQALAANGLRDKVILRCSAAHQNGADVVKSAILGGDSFEFGTTALMMLRCVMAKNCNIRCPAGLTTAHEEFKGDPRVLAQFFMNLAHEVREILADLGYTSLQEIRGKTELLHLIDHPSMVGQIHLQKLLAEVPVIKIEKPIYLEKDFAIDDLIFARVKSALFEKGQKQVVVEGDEFKLNNRNKTVGGQTAVDLERLLAYELSSEQVAASPIIYTNQHGRRYLADDSIIVRTHGSAGQSYAAFNNDGMRMEHTGTCNDGVGKTACGGTIVIKSPGGGSKLPGENVLIGNFALFGASGGKTFINGEAGDRFAVRNSGAMAVVEGVGDFACEYMINGAVLNLGGFGKGFCTGMSGGNAYQYDPDNRLDDLYDDTSVSIHSLTDHTDVASSHEQFILYMLEQHVEHTGSEKAQAILANWTNERQHFKFALPLWLNRTQTAEYLSKALDRKAMIEELSVAFAQKQIEQIKQAYKNDTPLFDGAIPGYGETDTDLTLKLINSYAVIDKAQQIARDQLNKAGQPATEALVDKHAYKLVMERPRKLQDALIKNIREAYSQYDDGQLAALMAEKRLNDYKTTLMLRDVQSIYSIGSTAWIIEQDRFNRVALAGLPSIDKNLASLESLSIVKDMLQSASA
- a CDS encoding FAD-dependent monooxygenase, producing MKEQFDVVIVGGGMVGAAVACCLGGSELKVAVIEAQVPEAFSSEQPHDLRVSALSIASKNILEAVGAWEGVTSRRYCPFKRMRVWETAGDTTFNSDDIRYPELGYIVENRITQLALLDRLPSFDNIELLMPQTITKINYDGRESELVLADGRVLQAKLLVAADGGQSRVRQAVGLGVTSWDYNQHALVIYIETAYPQQDITWQRFVSSGPQAFLPLTGNYGSIVWYQSPDEVRRLQALSYEQLRDELVAAFPDCLGEVKQVLGVASFPLKRQHAQSYVKRGVALVGDAAHMINPLAGQGVNIGLLDAAALAEILVDARKRGKDIADLAVLQRYEAMRRNENLKMMTLMDVFYRSFSNDILPIKLLRNLGLGLAQRITPARNKAMKAAMGLEGRLPKLARGERLLAR
- the glnD gene encoding [protein-PII] uridylyltransferase, which translates into the protein MSQALFTENDFLNCFAGDNPVAKFKNAINEENAQLKMRFNPDQATVGLLTEKARFIDNLLTACWLHFLDAAASCHSLIATGGYGRGELFPYSDIDILVLLGAANPIDYQQQVSGFCNFLWDIGLKPGLSTRSVTECLAVAEDDQTVFTNLLEMRLITGNSELFSDLKHQVNSETLWPSEQFFPAKMAEQQKRYSKFHDTAYNLEPNIKEGPGGLRDLQVISWVFKRHYNASSLRELIKYGFLPKSEYDNLITARDILWRLRFALHNLTNRCEDRLVFDYQRELASQFGYIDKNEQPDVEQFMQFYFKTVVDIERLNEMLLQLLNERLISNKESLAPIPITANFSSIDGYLEVSHKDVFQKQPLALLEIFLILQQSPSLKGIRASTIRLIRKNLHLINADFRANKQANRLFMDILRQPRGITSQLKRMNRYGVLAAYLPDFANIVARMQYDLFHIYTVDEHTLFVIRNLRRFSLAKHNKELPFCNNIFLLISKPDILYIAAMFHDIAKGRGGDHSTLGETIANNFCQQHELSSHDTKLITWLVRQHLLMSMTAQRKDISDPDVIHTFAQEVGSIERLNYLYLLTVADIRATNPSLWNAWKDVLLKDLYISTHQALHRGLQNPMVRSERVQENKKEARDELLKLGISKTNITQSWQHLSDDYFLRYSADEIAWHTIAIAACQESELPLVLLRPQTQRGSAEIFVYTRNEAQIFSISTATLDHLGLTILDARIITTADQYVLNSFQVLEQSGEAINDLYREVHICTSLRQGLIAKKVKASKNIHKQSRQARHFPIETSITFLEDPSHKHTVIELVTTDRAGLLSTIGKAFTELDIQLHDAKITTIGSRAEDMFYISDQQSMPITDEDKKAQIRTTMLRYLSLKS